In Opitutaceae bacterium TAV5, one genomic interval encodes:
- a CDS encoding flagellar motor protein MotA: MTNQLTLAFLMGQSPMELFVHGGPIMWPILIVSFLAVTVVIERTIFLLREKSARDPAIVDKMLEQVEASDTEAAVRLGKNSRDYVARILVYALAHKEHSLGDAFMRAANREFARFQQGMATLDTCITAAPLLGLLGTVTGMMNTFGALGGGDIAANAGKITGGVGEALIATACGLGIAIIGLLPFNILNTRIEAAKHDVSDASNALEVIIKKTAAAEAAAGEPAAVAAGR; this comes from the coding sequence ATGACCAATCAACTGACTCTTGCCTTCCTCATGGGCCAGTCGCCCATGGAGCTTTTTGTCCACGGCGGCCCGATCATGTGGCCGATCCTCATCGTTTCGTTTCTGGCGGTCACGGTGGTGATCGAGCGGACGATCTTCCTGCTGCGCGAGAAATCCGCGCGCGATCCGGCCATTGTCGACAAGATGCTCGAGCAGGTCGAGGCCAGCGACACGGAGGCCGCGGTACGGCTGGGCAAGAACAGCCGCGACTACGTGGCGCGGATTCTGGTTTACGCTCTCGCCCACAAGGAACACTCGCTCGGCGATGCCTTCATGCGGGCGGCCAACCGGGAGTTCGCCCGGTTCCAGCAGGGCATGGCCACGCTGGATACGTGCATCACGGCGGCGCCGCTGCTCGGCCTGCTCGGCACGGTGACGGGCATGATGAACACCTTCGGCGCGCTCGGCGGCGGCGACATCGCGGCCAATGCCGGCAAGATCACCGGCGGCGTCGGCGAGGCGCTCATCGCCACCGCTTGCGGCCTGGGCATCGCCATCATCGGCCTGCTGCCGTTCAACATCCTCAACACCCGCATCGAGGCGGCCAAGCACGACGTCTCCGACGCGTCCAACGCACTCGAGGTCATCATCAAGAAAACCGCGGCTGCCGAGGCCGCCGCCGGGGAACCCGCCGCGGTTGCGGCCGGCCGCTGA
- a CDS encoding creatininase produces MPDAPSDPLGHDLLAHRLAQIPAVLAGMIDRGQTPLKPATLGAHRFIITGTGSSEAHARYLTMLVNLHTDRAAAYLPLSGFVDLRRDAFAGKTLVVFSQGVSPNAQIALNRRKDFAHCVLFTATTPDAALAAGKRDRAALLRSLLDDGGERVEFPLAEEYTTLIRFVGPVAGYLAALQFVAQLAGCRFPSPSADVILPLLDAPAPPALLDAMLRLPSAFSQGFNIVTAAPISDFAQNLACKFMEGLFWPCPPISDFLQFAHGPFQQMNAHPKPVIILQGDSPAEADLVDRSVRMLGEVGLSAFVVQVNAPPLYSIFGFEAALNALVFAVMRHLRVDQVNWPGKGRDDLLYGFCPDA; encoded by the coding sequence ATGCCTGACGCCCCTTCCGATCCGCTCGGCCACGACCTGCTCGCGCACCGGCTCGCGCAGATTCCCGCCGTGCTCGCCGGCATGATCGACCGCGGCCAGACGCCGCTGAAACCGGCCACCCTCGGCGCGCACCGCTTCATCATCACCGGCACCGGCAGCTCCGAGGCGCACGCCCGTTACCTGACGATGCTGGTCAACCTCCACACCGATCGCGCCGCCGCCTACCTGCCGCTCTCCGGTTTCGTGGACCTGCGCCGCGACGCCTTCGCGGGCAAGACCCTCGTCGTCTTCTCCCAGGGCGTTTCCCCCAACGCGCAGATCGCGCTCAACCGCCGCAAGGATTTCGCCCACTGCGTGCTCTTCACCGCGACGACCCCCGACGCCGCGCTCGCCGCGGGCAAGCGCGACCGCGCCGCGCTTCTCCGGAGCCTCCTCGATGACGGCGGCGAGCGGGTGGAGTTTCCCCTCGCCGAGGAGTACACCACGCTCATCCGCTTCGTCGGCCCGGTCGCCGGCTACCTCGCCGCGCTCCAGTTTGTGGCGCAACTGGCCGGCTGCCGCTTCCCGTCGCCCTCCGCCGATGTGATCCTGCCGTTGCTGGACGCGCCCGCCCCTCCCGCGCTGCTCGATGCCATGCTCCGGCTGCCCAGCGCCTTTTCCCAGGGTTTCAACATCGTCACCGCCGCGCCCATTTCCGACTTTGCGCAAAACCTCGCCTGCAAGTTCATGGAGGGCCTTTTCTGGCCCTGCCCGCCCATCTCCGACTTTTTGCAGTTTGCGCACGGCCCGTTCCAGCAGATGAACGCCCACCCCAAGCCCGTGATCATCCTGCAGGGCGACTCCCCCGCCGAGGCCGACCTGGTGGACCGCAGCGTGCGCATGCTCGGCGAGGTCGGCCTGAGCGCCTTCGTCGTGCAGGTGAACGCGCCGCCCCTGTATTCAATTTTCGGATTCGAGGCCGCGCTCAACGCGCTTGTCTTCGCCGTCATGCGCCACCTGCGCGTCGACCAGGTCAACTGGCCCGGGAAAGGCCGCGACGACCTCCTCTACGGTTTTTGTCCCGACGCCTGA
- a CDS encoding cupin — MTAETLIARLRMEKIPSEGAWFALAWQSADRLPAGGLPSRYGASRLAGSAIYALVTRTDFSALHRLRTDEVWHFYAGDPLELVLLHPEGRSEVVVMGPDVAGGQRPQFAVPAGVWMGARPLTDSPGAYSLFGCTLAPGFDYADYEPGYRDELQAGWPERAGLIAELTREEFLRRPPTVTTAPAAPAAEKQSVVFDPETADRIAVAPGVELRELVGREGQARTGDYSIARFALAPGRGTGLSYNRVGEEIFLIIAGRGTVVLDGKSSPVRAGTVVVMKPGSRHALTAAADEGLEFYAVTFPAFSPADYVRVEEEPAPAAGSR; from the coding sequence ATGACTGCGGAAACACTCATCGCCCGGCTCCGCATGGAGAAAATCCCGTCCGAGGGAGCATGGTTTGCGCTCGCCTGGCAGAGCGCCGACCGGCTCCCCGCCGGCGGACTGCCCTCCCGCTACGGCGCGTCACGGCTCGCCGGCAGCGCGATTTATGCCCTGGTGACGCGGACGGATTTTTCGGCCCTGCACCGGCTGCGGACCGACGAGGTCTGGCATTTCTACGCGGGCGATCCGCTCGAGCTGGTGCTGCTCCATCCGGAAGGGCGGAGCGAGGTGGTCGTGATGGGGCCGGATGTGGCCGGCGGGCAAAGGCCGCAGTTCGCCGTGCCGGCGGGCGTGTGGATGGGGGCGCGCCCGCTGACGGACTCGCCCGGGGCGTATTCGCTTTTCGGATGCACACTGGCGCCGGGCTTCGACTACGCCGATTACGAGCCGGGCTACCGGGACGAGTTGCAGGCGGGCTGGCCGGAGCGGGCCGGCCTGATCGCGGAGCTGACCCGCGAGGAATTTTTGAGGCGTCCGCCGACGGTGACCACCGCCCCGGCCGCGCCGGCTGCCGAAAAACAGTCCGTCGTTTTCGATCCGGAGACGGCGGACAGGATCGCGGTGGCGCCCGGGGTGGAGTTGCGCGAACTCGTCGGGCGCGAGGGCCAGGCGAGGACCGGTGACTACAGCATCGCGCGCTTCGCCCTCGCGCCCGGGCGGGGCACCGGCCTGAGCTACAACCGGGTGGGCGAGGAAATTTTCCTGATCATCGCGGGACGCGGCACGGTGGTGCTGGACGGCAAATCCTCCCCGGTGCGCGCGGGCACGGTGGTCGTGATGAAGCCCGGGTCGCGTCACGCGCTGACTGCGGCGGCGGACGAGGGGCTGGAGTTTTATGCGGTCACGTTTCCCGCGTTCAGCCCGGCGGATTATGTGCGGGTAGAGGAGGAGCCGGCTCCGGCCGCAGGGAGCAGATGA
- a CDS encoding phosphoribosyltransferase — translation MQLPAHVDLLYTSSRIDARLGELAGVLDAWAAGSQAETGRMLIAVCVLRGGVFFFSDLLLHMRASVEPGFCRAWSYAKNRNGEPGETVRMEWLGLDVKDRDVVLVDNICDSGRTLGVASEWLRGRGARTVRTAVIVHRLRPDSQHTPTLAGFVYAGSEWLVGYGLRDREAGMMNTRVICSLRPEPAPPLPAHNPPG, via the coding sequence ATGCAACTGCCCGCTCATGTCGACCTCCTCTACACGTCCTCCCGGATCGACGCCCGCCTCGGCGAGCTCGCCGGCGTCCTCGATGCCTGGGCCGCCGGGTCGCAGGCCGAAACCGGCCGGATGCTGATTGCGGTCTGCGTGCTGCGCGGCGGCGTGTTTTTCTTTTCCGATCTGCTCCTGCACATGCGGGCCTCCGTGGAGCCGGGATTTTGCCGCGCCTGGAGTTATGCCAAAAACAGGAATGGCGAACCCGGGGAAACCGTCCGCATGGAATGGCTCGGGCTCGATGTGAAGGACCGCGACGTGGTGCTGGTCGACAACATCTGCGACAGCGGCCGCACGCTCGGCGTCGCCTCGGAATGGCTGCGCGGCCGGGGCGCCCGCACGGTGCGCACCGCGGTCATCGTGCACCGCCTGCGGCCGGATTCGCAACACACGCCCACTCTCGCCGGCTTCGTTTATGCCGGCTCCGAATGGCTGGTCGGCTACGGCCTGCGCGACCGCGAGGCCGGCATGATGAACACGCGCGTCATCTGCTCCCTGCGGCCGGAGCCGGCTCCTCCTCTACCCGCACATAATCCGCCGGGCTGA
- a CDS encoding acetamidase produces the protein MHHTLAPEPFVHRWNNALPPRLTVAPGDTVTFQCADSSGWQVRPDWTTEDFRTRFDPLKVHALTGPVAIDGAGPGDVLEIRIEDYRHHGWAWTSLIPGLGLLADDFPDPHLFIWKLDGNRTRSFPGVTLDLHPFAGIIGVQRAEAGEFRTRAPGAFGGNLDVRHLTAGTTLHLPVFTPGAGVLAGDCHAAQGDGEVCINGMEAPMDVTLTFNVHKQRPLAAPYAISPGPLTPSRYAGKPWHLFVESDENPREACKRAVRRAIAFIVDRLGVTPAMAYTLCSVVLDLKVSQLVNAPVTTLTAYLPEAIFD, from the coding sequence ATGCACCACACGCTCGCTCCCGAACCCTTCGTCCATCGCTGGAACAACGCCCTGCCGCCGCGGCTCACCGTCGCGCCCGGCGACACGGTCACGTTCCAGTGCGCCGACTCCAGCGGCTGGCAGGTGCGGCCCGACTGGACGACGGAGGATTTCCGGACGCGCTTCGATCCGCTCAAGGTCCACGCACTCACTGGCCCGGTGGCGATCGACGGCGCCGGACCGGGCGACGTGCTGGAAATCAGGATCGAGGACTACCGGCATCACGGCTGGGCATGGACGAGCCTGATTCCCGGCCTCGGCCTGCTCGCCGACGATTTCCCCGACCCGCATCTTTTCATCTGGAAACTCGACGGGAACCGGACCCGCAGTTTCCCCGGCGTGACCCTCGACCTGCATCCGTTCGCCGGCATCATCGGCGTGCAGCGCGCGGAGGCCGGCGAGTTCCGCACCCGCGCGCCGGGCGCGTTCGGCGGCAATCTCGACGTGCGCCACCTCACCGCCGGCACGACGCTGCACCTGCCGGTGTTCACGCCGGGCGCGGGGGTGCTCGCCGGCGACTGCCATGCCGCCCAGGGCGACGGCGAGGTGTGCATCAACGGCATGGAGGCGCCCATGGACGTCACGCTCACGTTCAACGTGCACAAACAGCGTCCGCTGGCCGCCCCCTATGCGATTTCTCCCGGCCCGCTCACGCCGTCCCGCTACGCCGGCAAGCCGTGGCACCTTTTTGTCGAATCCGACGAAAATCCGCGCGAGGCCTGCAAGCGCGCCGTGCGCCGCGCCATCGCCTTCATCGTGGACCGCCTCGGCGTCACGCCCGCGATGGCCTACACGCTGTGCAGCGTGGTGCTCGACCTGAAAGTGAGCCAGCTCGTCAACGCTCCCGTCACCACCCTCACCGCCTACCTGCCCGAAGCCATCTTCGATTAA
- a CDS encoding endoribonuclease: MTDPIETRLAELGLVLPSPPTAGGNYVPYRKCGDMLILAGVICTLDGEVTHAGQVGGERTVEEGYAAARVCALNVLAGIKGALGRLDRVSEFLYLGGYVNAVAGFGQSPQVINGASDLFVQLYGEAGKHARAAVAVAGLPRGASAEIQVTVRFHL, encoded by the coding sequence ATGACCGACCCGATCGAAACCAGACTGGCCGAACTCGGCCTCGTGCTGCCCTCCCCGCCGACCGCGGGAGGAAACTACGTCCCGTATCGAAAATGCGGCGACATGCTGATCCTGGCCGGCGTCATCTGCACCCTCGACGGCGAGGTCACCCATGCCGGACAGGTGGGCGGCGAGCGCACCGTGGAGGAAGGATATGCCGCCGCCCGGGTGTGCGCGCTCAACGTCCTCGCCGGCATCAAGGGCGCGCTGGGCCGGCTGGACCGGGTGAGCGAATTTCTTTACCTCGGCGGCTACGTCAACGCCGTCGCCGGCTTCGGGCAAAGCCCGCAGGTCATCAACGGCGCGAGCGATCTGTTCGTGCAGCTCTACGGTGAAGCCGGCAAACACGCCCGCGCGGCGGTCGCCGTCGCCGGGCTCCCGCGCGGGGCTTCCGCGGAGATCCAGGTGACGGTGCGTTTTCACCTGTAA
- a CDS encoding amidase, translated as MSTQPSMLTIAAWRALSPAQAARRVHEAANRLAPGQRRAALASLLLEYTLAEQLERAPRSSPLGGVPCFLKDLWDVAGLPTLAGSTFLPEVRPAPPRESRLVSVLRDKGAVLAGKTHLHEFAFGLTGENPHYGDCEHPLAPGRTSGGSSSGSAVAVAAGLAPFAIGTDTGGSIRVPAAFCGLYGFRTVPHHEWIADAFPLAPGYDTAGWFTAHAGDMEILLAEMLGDGRCHERPLRGAWLELPGLDPEVSAAFRAGAGRLAPPLDDAHAAILRAAFAPAAEVYGVLGAIEAWQVHAGWAERFAERYDPVVWQRLERARRLGPEQIGPARAALARLREAWTGFFDACDFLVLPASPCVALAKADCNPANRTRLLSLTAPASLGGLPVLTLPLALGGGPLGTGLQIVGRDLASPVFLHALRR; from the coding sequence ATGTCCACGCAACCCTCGATGCTTACGATCGCCGCCTGGCGCGCGCTCTCGCCCGCGCAAGCCGCTCGCCGCGTCCATGAGGCCGCGAACCGCCTCGCGCCGGGCCAGCGCCGGGCCGCGCTCGCGTCGCTGTTGCTCGAATACACGCTGGCGGAGCAGCTTGAACGCGCGCCGCGGTCTTCTCCCCTCGGCGGCGTGCCCTGTTTCCTGAAAGACCTGTGGGACGTCGCCGGTCTGCCGACGCTGGCCGGTTCGACTTTTTTGCCGGAAGTCCGCCCCGCGCCTCCGCGCGAAAGCAGGCTGGTGAGCGTGTTGCGCGACAAAGGCGCGGTGCTCGCCGGCAAAACCCACCTGCACGAATTCGCCTTCGGCCTCACCGGGGAAAACCCCCATTACGGCGATTGCGAGCACCCGCTGGCGCCCGGGCGCACCTCGGGCGGGTCCAGCAGCGGTTCGGCGGTGGCTGTCGCCGCCGGCCTGGCTCCGTTCGCCATCGGCACCGATACGGGCGGATCGATCCGCGTGCCCGCGGCCTTTTGCGGGCTCTACGGATTTCGCACCGTGCCTCATCACGAGTGGATTGCCGACGCGTTTCCGCTCGCCCCGGGCTACGATACGGCCGGCTGGTTCACCGCCCATGCCGGCGACATGGAAATCCTGCTCGCGGAAATGCTCGGCGACGGACGCTGCCACGAGCGGCCGCTGCGGGGTGCCTGGCTGGAGCTGCCCGGCCTCGATCCCGAGGTGAGCGCCGCCTTTCGCGCGGGGGCCGGGCGGCTGGCGCCGCCGCTCGACGACGCTCATGCGGCAATCCTGCGCGCGGCTTTCGCGCCGGCGGCGGAGGTGTATGGCGTTCTCGGCGCGATCGAAGCCTGGCAGGTGCATGCCGGCTGGGCGGAGCGGTTTGCGGAGCGTTACGATCCGGTCGTGTGGCAACGCCTGGAGCGCGCGCGGCGGCTCGGGCCGGAGCAGATCGGCCCGGCCCGCGCGGCGCTGGCCCGGCTGCGCGAAGCCTGGACCGGATTTTTCGATGCGTGCGATTTTCTGGTGCTGCCGGCCTCGCCTTGCGTGGCGCTGGCGAAGGCCGATTGCAACCCGGCCAACCGCACGCGGCTGCTTTCGCTGACGGCGCCGGCCAGTCTCGGCGGCCTGCCGGTGCTGACCCTGCCGCTGGCTCTCGGCGGGGGCCCGCTGGGCACCGGCCTGCAAATTGTCGGGCGTGATCTCGCGAGCCCGGTCTTTCTTCATGCGCTGCGCCGGTGA
- a CDS encoding GTP cyclohydrolase encodes MSVSAPILPDSAATPDFDELIARFQHASGSVLEPRPFDDRPVYGTTLYIATCTLDTRFGYFRAHIFQDIIDKHYIIALVHGDIVNATTLYTRLHSSCITSETLRGGDCDCVQQLEGAFRVIAGKGNGILFYLMQEGRGVGYMGKARDRMLVQASLDQLSTFAAYSAMGLKKDHRNYENISHICYLLGIRASFIVLTNNPDKVEAMKSQGLAIAGTEALEFEPSPFNLAYLTSKAAGGHSLKRPAMTEVKRALPPEPVIPFKPHALPEARRFIYAASYFLPVKPVDNDILITEARFRELFRYDALSRYTAGSHPPVLDCRAIRGNRFFVRISVDNFNLFKRDNPDDPVLDLLTTPYWFRVHVYYDIVTSQDFVVLTHGTPQIHDLPVVRVHSESLFNRFPLRTVENRDKLKQSVKHIVTYGVGAMLLLHNDGRGAGFGAYATDRMMTDSNQALSSDEAYRKLGVGYDSRDYDCSIILLRHHIPNEKIQMVMNSPTSLVRKPEYAEALNRHKIDVERWIFLEGEPASPAHA; translated from the coding sequence ATGTCTGTTTCCGCTCCGATCCTGCCTGATTCCGCCGCGACTCCCGATTTCGACGAGCTGATCGCCCGCTTCCAGCACGCGTCGGGCTCCGTGCTCGAACCCCGGCCGTTCGACGACCGTCCTGTTTACGGCACTACCCTGTACATTGCGACCTGCACGCTCGACACCCGTTTCGGCTACTTCCGCGCGCACATTTTCCAGGACATCATCGACAAGCACTACATCATCGCGCTCGTCCACGGCGACATCGTCAACGCCACCACGCTCTACACCCGCCTGCACTCCTCGTGCATCACGAGCGAGACCCTGCGCGGCGGCGATTGCGACTGCGTCCAGCAACTCGAAGGCGCGTTCCGGGTCATCGCCGGGAAGGGCAACGGCATCCTCTTCTACCTCATGCAGGAAGGCCGCGGCGTCGGCTACATGGGCAAGGCCCGCGACCGCATGCTCGTGCAGGCCTCGCTCGACCAGCTCTCCACCTTCGCCGCCTACTCTGCGATGGGACTCAAGAAAGACCACCGCAACTACGAGAACATTTCCCACATCTGCTACCTGCTGGGCATCCGCGCCTCCTTCATCGTGCTCACCAACAATCCCGACAAGGTGGAGGCGATGAAATCCCAGGGGCTCGCCATCGCGGGCACCGAGGCGCTGGAGTTCGAGCCCTCGCCCTTCAACCTCGCCTACCTCACCTCGAAAGCCGCCGGCGGGCACAGCCTGAAGCGTCCGGCGATGACGGAGGTGAAGCGCGCGCTCCCGCCCGAGCCGGTCATCCCGTTCAAGCCCCATGCTCTCCCCGAGGCGCGCCGCTTCATCTACGCGGCCAGCTACTTCCTGCCGGTGAAGCCGGTGGACAACGACATCCTCATCACGGAGGCGCGATTCAGGGAACTTTTCCGGTACGATGCCCTGAGCCGCTACACGGCCGGCTCCCACCCGCCGGTGCTTGATTGCCGGGCGATTCGCGGGAACCGGTTCTTCGTCAGAATCTCCGTCGACAACTTCAACCTCTTCAAGCGCGACAACCCCGACGATCCCGTCCTCGACCTGCTGACCACGCCGTACTGGTTCCGCGTGCACGTCTATTACGACATCGTGACGTCGCAGGATTTTGTCGTGCTCACGCACGGCACCCCGCAGATCCATGACCTGCCCGTCGTGCGCGTGCACAGCGAATCGCTCTTCAACCGCTTCCCGCTGCGCACGGTGGAAAACCGCGACAAGCTGAAGCAGTCGGTCAAACACATCGTCACCTACGGCGTCGGCGCGATGCTGCTGCTGCACAACGACGGCCGCGGCGCCGGTTTCGGCGCCTACGCGACCGACCGCATGATGACCGACTCCAACCAGGCGCTCTCCTCCGACGAAGCCTACCGCAAGCTCGGCGTCGGCTACGACAGCCGCGACTACGACTGCTCCATCATCCTTCTGCGCCACCATATCCCCAACGAAAAAATCCAGATGGTGATGAACTCGCCGACCAGCCTTGTCAGGAAACCCGAATACGCCGAGGCTCTCAACCGCCACAAGATCGATGTGGAGCGGTGGATCTTCCTCGAAGGCGAACCCGCCTCCCCCGCCCATGCCTGA
- a CDS encoding adenine permease (involved in the transport or adenine) — protein MLQRLFKLAENRTNTGRELFAGLATFAAMAYILAVNPAILMNGFGADPAIGNDPASQSFLAVKGALVTVTALTAAVSTILMALMTNYPVALAPGMGINAFFAFSICLGAGVPWQQALGMVFVNGCIFLLLSVTGIREKIVKCIPYPLKIAITCGIGIFIAFIGLKNAGIIVSNPATFVSPGDFTQGPVALALGGIVLVLVLVARRVPGAIVIGIIATTLVGLVVPDGEGGRVTRLPSSLFALPASPAPVFLQLEFGFLASLETFLKILPLLLTLLLVDMFDNLGTLIGVTKRAGFLDKSGHLPKAGRALVADSIAAILSSLFGTSTVVSYIESASGVEAGGRTGLTAVSTALLMLLALFLTPLILVVPAAATAPALVVVGVFMLQSVTEIEMTDFRIAAPAALTIVGIPLTFSIAEGIGFGLIAAAVLAVATGKPRGFTITGYAIAAVFFLEFFHIFPFSG, from the coding sequence ATGCTCCAGCGTCTGTTCAAACTCGCCGAAAACCGCACCAACACGGGGCGCGAACTCTTTGCCGGCCTGGCCACGTTTGCCGCCATGGCCTACATCCTCGCCGTCAACCCGGCGATTCTGATGAACGGCTTCGGCGCCGATCCCGCGATCGGCAACGATCCGGCGTCGCAGTCGTTTCTGGCCGTCAAGGGCGCGCTGGTCACGGTCACCGCGCTGACCGCCGCCGTGAGCACGATCCTCATGGCGTTGATGACCAACTACCCCGTGGCACTCGCTCCGGGCATGGGCATCAACGCGTTTTTCGCCTTCAGCATCTGCCTGGGCGCCGGCGTGCCCTGGCAGCAGGCGCTGGGCATGGTGTTTGTCAACGGCTGCATCTTCCTGCTCCTCTCCGTCACCGGCATCCGGGAAAAGATCGTGAAGTGCATTCCGTATCCGCTGAAGATCGCCATCACCTGCGGCATCGGCATCTTCATCGCCTTCATCGGGCTGAAAAACGCGGGCATCATCGTGTCCAATCCCGCCACGTTTGTGTCGCCCGGCGACTTCACGCAGGGACCGGTCGCGCTCGCGCTCGGGGGCATCGTTCTCGTGCTGGTGCTCGTGGCGCGGCGCGTGCCGGGTGCGATCGTCATCGGCATCATCGCCACCACCCTGGTCGGGCTGGTGGTGCCGGATGGCGAGGGCGGCCGCGTCACGCGCCTGCCCTCGTCGCTCTTCGCCCTGCCGGCCTCGCCCGCCCCGGTGTTCCTGCAGCTCGAATTCGGTTTCCTCGCCAGCCTCGAGACCTTCCTGAAAATCCTTCCGCTGCTCCTCACGTTGCTGCTGGTCGACATGTTCGACAATCTCGGCACCCTGATCGGCGTGACCAAGCGCGCCGGTTTCCTCGACAAGAGCGGGCATCTCCCCAAGGCCGGACGCGCGCTGGTGGCCGATTCGATCGCCGCGATTCTCAGCTCGCTTTTCGGCACGTCCACGGTGGTCAGCTACATCGAGAGCGCCTCGGGCGTGGAGGCGGGAGGCCGCACCGGGCTCACGGCCGTGTCCACCGCGTTGCTCATGCTGCTGGCGCTCTTCCTGACGCCGCTCATCCTGGTGGTGCCGGCGGCCGCCACGGCGCCCGCGCTCGTGGTGGTCGGCGTGTTCATGCTCCAGTCGGTGACGGAAATCGAGATGACCGACTTCCGGATCGCCGCCCCCGCCGCGCTCACCATCGTCGGCATCCCGCTCACGTTCAGCATCGCCGAAGGCATCGGCTTCGGGCTCATCGCGGCCGCGGTGCTCGCGGTCGCCACCGGCAAGCCGCGCGGCTTCACCATCACCGGATATGCGATCGCGGCGGTTTTCTTTCTGGAGTTCTTCCATATCTTCCCGTTCAGCGGCTGA
- a CDS encoding uracil-xanthine permease, with amino-acid sequence MCFAGRVHTADDPAPHAPSLVYGLEERVPPGPAVLVSLQHVAAMVVGTITPPLILAGILKWNPADTAYFVSMALLASALGTLLQTLRPGPVGSGLLSVTGTSFSFLQPLVLAGQAGGLALMFGMSLVTAPVQLVIAPFLPKLRRVFTPLVSGVVVLLIGLSLIPSAMHGIVAPAGPDAPVWAGGLVAMVVITVVLGAQAAGRPWARVGGVLFGVAAGYGVCGLGGWLAAPVAGDGSWITLPRWMPHGFAFDWSLVPPFAFIYLVSVLEAMGDMTATAQLSGLPAEGADHRARLRGGIFADGLTSLLSALAGGFPSTTYAQNNGVIQITGVASRRIGPLMALILALLGIFPAVGRWVTAMPPAVLGALALLLFGLVAVSGLRLIASRGVGQRDALVVALALAVGLGAPTQAGWLAELPGALRALLESGIAAGGVTALVLNLVLPGGAEAASGVGTKTVEEVVAAFPGPVDLVDAQVAHDGEDKRVERGLESEN; translated from the coding sequence ATGTGCTTCGCAGGCCGCGTGCACACCGCCGACGATCCCGCGCCCCACGCGCCCTCTCTGGTTTATGGCCTGGAAGAGCGGGTGCCGCCCGGCCCGGCCGTGCTGGTGAGCCTCCAGCATGTGGCCGCGATGGTGGTGGGCACGATCACCCCGCCGCTCATCCTCGCGGGCATCCTGAAATGGAACCCGGCCGACACGGCTTACTTCGTGAGCATGGCGCTGCTGGCCTCGGCCCTGGGCACGTTGTTGCAGACGCTGCGGCCGGGGCCGGTGGGTTCGGGGCTGCTGAGCGTGACCGGGACGAGTTTTTCCTTTTTGCAACCGCTGGTGCTGGCCGGCCAGGCGGGGGGACTGGCGCTGATGTTCGGCATGTCGCTCGTCACCGCGCCGGTGCAACTGGTGATCGCGCCGTTTCTGCCGAAACTGCGCCGCGTGTTCACTCCGCTGGTGTCGGGGGTGGTGGTGCTGCTGATCGGCCTGTCGCTCATCCCGTCGGCCATGCATGGCATCGTGGCGCCAGCCGGTCCGGATGCGCCGGTGTGGGCCGGGGGACTGGTGGCGATGGTCGTCATCACGGTGGTGCTGGGCGCGCAGGCGGCGGGGCGTCCGTGGGCGCGGGTGGGCGGCGTGCTCTTCGGGGTGGCGGCCGGTTACGGGGTTTGCGGCCTCGGCGGATGGCTGGCCGCGCCGGTCGCGGGCGACGGATCGTGGATCACCCTGCCGCGCTGGATGCCGCACGGGTTTGCCTTCGACTGGTCGCTGGTGCCGCCGTTTGCGTTCATCTATCTCGTGTCCGTGCTGGAGGCGATGGGCGACATGACCGCGACCGCCCAGCTCTCGGGGCTGCCGGCGGAGGGGGCGGATCACCGGGCGCGCCTGCGCGGCGGGATTTTTGCCGACGGCCTCACGAGCCTGCTGTCGGCGCTGGCGGGCGGTTTCCCGAGCACCACCTACGCGCAGAACAACGGCGTGATCCAGATCACCGGGGTCGCGAGCCGGCGGATCGGTCCGCTCATGGCGCTGATCCTCGCGCTGCTGGGGATTTTCCCGGCGGTGGGCCGTTGGGTGACGGCCATGCCGCCGGCGGTGCTCGGGGCGCTGGCCTTGCTGCTCTTCGGGCTGGTGGCGGTGTCGGGCCTGCGGCTGATCGCGAGCCGGGGCGTGGGCCAGCGCGATGCGCTCGTCGTGGCGCTGGCGCTGGCGGTCGGGCTGGGGGCGCCGACGCAGGCCGGGTGGCTGGCGGAGCTGCCGGGCGCGCTCCGGGCGCTCCTCGAATCCGGCATCGCGGCAGGCGGGGTGACGGCGCTGGTCCTCAACCTGGTGCTGCCGGGAGGGGCGGAGGCGGCTTCAGGCGTCGGGACAAAAACCGTAGAGGAGGTCGTCGCGGCCTTTCCCGGGCCAGTTGACCTGGTCGACGCGCAGGTGGCGCATGACGGCGAAGACAAGCGCGTTGAGCGCGGCCTCGAATCCGAAAATTGA